The Oncorhynchus mykiss isolate Arlee chromosome Y, USDA_OmykA_1.1, whole genome shotgun sequence genomic sequence GAGGTCAGGGTGAGGTGCAAGACGCTGGCATCCCGTAATTTTGGGGAATTCAGCGACCCCATAGTCATACACATCCCCACTAAAGGTACTGACATGTATAGTTTTTATATACTGTCAAATAGAATGTAACATGTTATAACATATGATGTCTCTGTTTTGAATCATATTAATTGCGTTCTATATATGTGTGCTCAGAGTCCCGATTTCCAGTTACTGTCCTGCTTGTCTTTGCTGCCTTGGGTTTAGCAGTCATCCTAATACTGGTCATCTATTCCCAGCAACAGAAGTAAGATATTTACTTTTGCCTGTTACTGTCTTAACATAATATGTTCAACCTCTTCAGATAAATATGAAGTCTTATGCAACATGTGTGCCTGTTAATAACTATTCCTCTATCTTCAAGGTTGATGATGATTCTCCTGCCTCCAATTCCTGGTCCCAAAATCAAAGGAATCGACCCTGAGCTCTTCAAGGTATTAATTTGACACAATTTTTAAAAATCAGGGAGACAATATGAAGTACCAGCGAGGTTGTAATAGATGTATGTTTCCCCTTTAAACTAACTCTGAGGTATTATGTTGTTGTCCATATAGAAAGGTAAGTTGGCTGAGCTGACCTCCATCCTGGGCGACCACCCTGACCTGAGGCCAGAGCTGTACTGTGAAGACCCCTGGGTGGAGTTCATCGAGCTGGACATGGAGGAGCCCAACGACAGGCTGACTGAGCTGGACACACAGTGCTTGATGGACCGCACGCCCTCCTCAGACTGTCCCCCTCTCACCATTGGCTTCGGAGATGACGACTCTGGCCGGGCCAGCTGCTGTGACCCTGATCTGCCTGAACCAGAGGCCTTTCCCCTCTCCAACACCAGCCCCAGCCTGGAGCCCTCTGGTGCCAGCACTGAGGCCAGCTCCCCAGTCCAGACCCCCACCACAGGGATGACTCTCTGGGCTGTCCCTGGCAGGGAGGACCTCTATACCCAGGTGAGCGAGGTGAGACCCACTGGCGAAGTGCTGCTGATGCCTGAGGAGCAGAGCAAGGTTGAGAAGGATGCAGAGGAGAAGGCTAAGgagggaaaggagaaagagaagccGAGGAAGGAGTTTCAGCTGCTGGTGGTGAATGCTGACGGGGGAGGTTACACCACAGAGTTAGACGCTGGGAAGATGAGTGCCAAACTCCCCACTGGGAGAGGCAGCCAGCCTGCCCCAACAGAGGATAGTAGGCTTGTGCAGGGACAGCCCTTTGGGGAGTACCAGAGCCTGTACTTTGAGGCTGAAATGCCCCCCATCCCACCTGCCTCGCCCGTTTCctcactgctccctctctctgtctacaccaTGGTGGAGGGAGTGGACAGGCAGAACAGCCTCCTTCTGAAGCCCAGCCCCCCACCTGCACCCCAGCCAGTCCTAACCAAGCTGCCCCTTCCTACACCTACACCAGAGGGGTACCTGACCCCTGACCTACTAGGAAATGTTACACCGTAACTCAGAGGTGTAGAGACGATGCTATTGCACACAGATCAGAAGTGGCATTGGAATTCAGTGACTATAAATCAAAGAGTAGGGTGCCAAATGGTATACCTCCAAAAATGAGGGAGGTTCCCCTGCCTGCCCCACCTCTTATCCTTCCTTCTCCCAACATGACCGCTACAGACATTTTGAGGTTTGGTAAGAAGGATGGGGAGGTCAGGAGAGGGGTTTGTTCTTCAAGGTCTGAActgatgtgccacacctgtctgCTAACACCTTAACTGAGAAAACAAAGGATATAGAAGGACAAGAAGGGATTATGGTCTCTCATAGGAGCTGGCTGTATGAAATATCTTAACATATTACTAATATTTTTGAAGAACATTATCTATAAGTTACTTTAATTGCCAGCACAAGATACATATAGTTAACTTAGTGGTGTTGATAATGTTTACAATAATCCCAATTATTGGTTCTTACAACTGAAAAGTATTTACAGATCGGAATATTGTCAAAAGGGAAACATTTGGTAAACAAGTGGGAATACACCATCTGTGTTCTGCCGATTGACTGTGGCTTCTCAACCAGTCTATAAGAGTAGGTCATTGTTGTTTTTCCATATATACACAAATGTGTtttataaaaaagtatatattttttctgcTTACCATGATGTACGCTTACAAAAAGGGGACTATCAAATGAGTGTCAGATGATCCTTCTGGGGAACTGGAAATGGTAATGGTTCTTCACTGTACAGCTATAATGTTATAAATAAACATATGTCACATTAAAACTGTACTGATTCCATTAATTTCATGTAGTACTAATGCTTTGAGTTGTAGCCATTGGACTAGGCTCCATTTGATTTCACAGCGTCAAATGAATCTAAGATCCGTAGAATTTAAATGaattttaaagtagccacccatcAGGATTGTGTTATCTTtagtgatagagggagagagaccagtcaTGAGCAGATGAACATGAATGACAGACCTCATTcacctgcacaccctaattgacaaacaaacaaa encodes the following:
- the ghr gene encoding growth hormone receptor isoform X1 → MNTFRCRWNVGTFQNLTEPGDLRMFYYINNKNISPKEWSECPNYMADRIDECFFNESYTKVWITYSVQLRSGDQDNLYDEVIFTVEDIVEPDPPIALNWTLLNVGLTGSHFDIMVSWEPPHSADVSMGWMTLQYEVQYREVNSTLWRMVNLEKGRQRSLYGLRTNTDHEVRVRCKTLASRNFGEFSDPIVIHIPTKESRFPVTVLLVFAALGLAVILILVIYSQQQKLMMILLPPIPGPKIKGIDPELFKKGKLAELTSILGDHPDLRPELYCEDPWVEFIELDMEEPNDRLTELDTQCLMDRTPSSDCPPLTIGFGDDDSGRASCCDPDLPEPEAFPLSNTSPSLEPSGASTEASSPVQTPTTGMTLWAVPGREDLYTQVSEVRPTGEVLLMPEEQSKVEKDAEEKAKEGKEKEKPRKEFQLLVVNADGGGYTTELDAGKMSAKLPTGRGSQPAPTEDSRLVQGQPFGEYQSLYFEAEMPPIPPASPVSSLLPLSVYTMVEGVDRQNSLLLKPSPPPAPQPVLTKLPLPTPTPEGYLTPDLLGNVTP
- the ghr gene encoding growth hormone receptor precursor, translating into MNSMATSHILFICLLLILTVVSQEPPTSEQALPQIRPQITGCVSHDMNTFRCRWNVGTFQNLTEPGDLRMFYYINNKNISPKEWSECPNYMADRIDECFFNESYTKVWITYSVQLRSGDQDNLYDEVIFTVEDIVEPDPPIALNWTLLNVGLTGSHFDIMVSWEPPHSADVSMGWMTLQYEVQYREVNSTLWRMVNLEKGRQRSLYGLRTNTDHEVRVRCKTLASRNFGEFSDPIVIHIPTKESRFPVTVLLVFAALGLAVILILVIYSQQQKLMMILLPPIPGPKIKGIDPELFKKGKLAELTSILGDHPDLRPELYCEDPWVEFIELDMEEPNDRLTELDTQCLMDRTPSSDCPPLTIGFGDDDSGRASCCDPDLPEPEAFPLSNTSPSLEPSGASTEASSPVQTPTTGMTLWAVPGREDLYTQVSEVRPTGEVLLMPEEQSKVEKDAEEKAKEGKEKEKPRKEFQLLVVNADGGGYTTELDAGKMSAKLPTGRGSQPAPTEDSRLVQGQPFGEYQSLYFEAEMPPIPPASPVSSLLPLSVYTMVEGVDRQNSLLLKPSPPPAPQPVLTKLPLPTPTPEGYLTPDLLGNVTP